The stretch of DNA CTGACGCCCCTGGCTGATGGTCTTGCCATCAACTTCCACGCTCTGCATCTGAAACTGCCAGTAGTCGGCATGGGTGAGGGGCACGTAGGTGAGTGGCGCCGTGAATCTCTTGGCATCGATGCCACCGAAGAGCAGCTCGCCACCCTGCCGGGCGCTGCCATTCCGCTTCAGGTAGAAGGAGAAGACACACTGCTCCACCAAGCCCTGATCGCACATGTTTTGAAAGAGCGGAGTGGCCTGCTGCTCCGCAAGCGAACGAAAGGCCAAGCCCACAATGCCAGCAAAGTTTGTATCCAAAAAGGTGGAGCCAGACTCGTGGATGGCCATGCCAAATGTTTGATTCTGCACCACCAGGCGACCAACAGCAACCGTGTCCTGAGCCAGCATGCCAGAGAGATGTCCCGTGCTATAGGCTATGGCAAAGCGGCGGCCATCAGCCACGTGGCTGCTCGAGGCAGAGGCGTTGTAGCGATGATGGTGCTGGCAGGCCACATTCCTGGCCGAGCACTCTGCACTGGGCACCCACAGATTGGCAGATCCCGTGTCGAAGAGCATATTGAAGGGCTGCCGTGGTGTGCCAATGCTAATGGGACCAGCATACTCCAGATTCTGGCGATTGTCCAGCGGCTCACTGGCTccgctgctgcgctgcacCATCGCTGTGGCACCTTTGGCCAGATTGTACTTGGCGTAGAGCGAAGTTTTCCCCGCTCGGTGCTGTCGCCGTGTGGCCATAAACGATGCCTGTCGCTGCATGGGTATGCGTATCAGCTGATGATCCTCCGACTTGGTCCCCAACCAACAAAGGGCCCAGAcggacagcagccagaggaggCGCAACATTGTTGACCAACCGAACGCACCGCAGATTTAATTCCAACTAATTGGATCAGATTCTGGCCGCGATTGTTTTATACTGCCTATAAATGGGGCAATTTTATGGCCCATGTCTGTCTGGTGCTCAAAATGGTACACTCAAATCGGTCGAATGAATCGGTTAATGTTGAAATTGAACGCATTTCAATGTTTCAGCAGATAAACAGCTCATTTAATTGTACATGCGAGTACtcgtaaataaacaaatcagcgaataagcaacaacaaaataagttCCAGCGCGCACAGTGGTACCGAGGTGTTGGAGATTGGAAGCAAACAGTTCAATGAATGAGTGGGAAAGAAGGGAAAATTCTGCACAGCGTATATATTTACAGATTTTAATTGGGTAATTcactatttaaatatattgatTCGGGCGgcaagtatttatttttccgaCTTAGATATTATTTGCGAATTTTTctatatttgaatttatttttctcgGTTACTCGTACACGGAAAACAGTCACAAAAATGTGTACTTTGATCTGTGGGTCACTGAATTTCTAGCATTTGAACTCTACCCTCCCATTGCAACATCTGGCACGGCTCTAGCCAGACCGACTCGCTTCTCTGTCGCATCGTAGACCGTGTAATAGCGCCCCAGAAACACATCGCCCAGTATCCAAAAGTTCAGATTGATGGGCGAAAAGCGCGTTATGCACACTTTAATGTTGTCCTCGAGCAGCACTTCCTTCACGTAATCCATGGGCGTAATGGGAAATGTTCTGCCTGCAATCAGCAGTTTGATATTTGGCAGCGAATCGAGCTCGCAGGTGACGAAGCTTAGACCATAATCAGACGTGGCTTTCAGCGCCTTGTGCAGGATGTCGTAGCTCTGTTCGGGTATCAGGATATTGGAAGTGCCCGTGTCGAGAATGGCACTCACACCCACATCGATTTTCTCCAGGCCCACGGATACTTTAGTCATCTCAAACTTCCAGTAGCCGTACTCCGTGAGCGGAACGTAATGAATGGAGCCACTAAAGCGGGATTTATCGATGCCGCCGATGATGATTTCGCCGCCTCGCAAAGAGCCCGGCACGCGTCGTAGGTACACGGAGAAAATACACTCATCCACGAGATGCTGCTCACAGAGTAGCTCCAGGAAGGGCGTCGAA from Drosophila subobscura isolate 14011-0131.10 chromosome O, UCBerk_Dsub_1.0, whole genome shotgun sequence encodes:
- the LOC117899384 gene encoding lysosomal aspartic protease, which produces MLRLLWLLSVWALCWLGTKSEDHQLIRIPMQRQASFMATRRQHRAGKTSLYAKYNLAKGATAMVQRSSGASEPLDNRQNLEYAGPISIGTPRQPFNMLFDTGSANLWVPSAECSARNVACQHHHRYNASASSSHVADGRRFAIAYSTGHLSGMLAQDTVAVGRLVVQNQTFGMAIHESGSTFLDTNFAGIVGLAFRSLAEQQATPLFQNMCDQGLVEQCVFSFYLKRNGSARQGGELLFGGIDAKRFTAPLTYVPLTHADYWQFQMQSVEVDGKTISQGRQAVADTGTSLLVAPPREYLIINSLLGGLPTASGEYLLRCSEIDRLPEIVFVIGSQRFGLLPRDYVMQVANDDGSLVCLSAITLMDTDFWILGDVFIGRYYTAFDVAQRRIGFAPAA
- the LOC117899385 gene encoding aspartic proteinase A2; translation: MARVLFFLSLSLAVTFGSCRQLRISLHGVENPLGSELFNRFLSINSSTSSNETDKIRLPLRNRNNVEYFGIVSMGTPKQMFKVMLDTGSSNTWLPSSNCARSNWACQNHRRYDSSRSSSHVKDGRNFTLFYGAGSVIGYLSKDTLHFGGKELPNLIFGEAMFQYQEVFDSVIFDGIVGLGLGERAWANSTPFLELLCEQHLVDECIFSVYLRRVPGSLRGGEIIIGGIDKSRFSGSIHYVPLTEYGYWKFEMTKVSVGLEKIDVGVSAILDTGTSNILIPEQSYDILHKALKATSDYGLSFVTCELDSLPNIKLLIAGRTFPITPMDYVKEVLLEDNIKVCITRFSPINLNFWILGDVFLGRYYTVYDATEKRVGLARAVPDVAMGG